One segment of Spiroplasma kunkelii CR2-3x DNA contains the following:
- a CDS encoding spiroplasma phage ORF1-like family protein produces MRKRLLDIFIIFYLIFGWIFLFCSVTTINYISYVCKVETRNNDSFSDLTYAKANEYDFQSTLMLRQDYFMQGLDPSNYAFSFGVETPFIPNVSADKNDSNYWFNKIKNTAWDYLLSWNSAGIFNGAMGRLIIDYKTPNKLLDIFIYKNNIKYEFTFNWEIIEYLFMPIIANQSYKHFDMNYLVLNFNYKELINMDILKKSNSNYFVNDVKQNFYSLDNLFQILDYFYSNVLRVIFDISNFREFIYFTSHNGNLGFVFFVKNGFLLYPKSMVFNILRFPDTNIYYLKPQVELYNAYTINSTNDYFSYYSNWNYKTDILPSNNDKWTQSIKLLDMTDRTKYQGFNVIRFNTTRLTEDRSISINGFNFSLYNATDWNNEINSGDIWKIPYKSCSWYNIACHIQNAAIWIVNNLPGMKEIYKFVNGIVHVFSNVSELFNNIGNLFAFDITFKIMLSSILVLAMVNGLLRYF; encoded by the coding sequence ATGCGAAAACGATTATTAGATATATTTATTATTTTTTATTTAATATTTGGCTGAATATTTCTTTTTTGTAGTGTTACAACTATAAATTATATTAGTTATGTTTGTAAAGTAGAAACAAGAAATAATGATAGTTTTAGTGATTTAACTTATGCAAAAGCAAATGAATATGATTTTCAGTCTACTTTAATGCTACGACAAGATTATTTTATGCAAGGTTTAGACCCTAGTAATTATGCATTTAGTTTTGGTGTTGAAACTCCTTTTATTCCAAATGTAAGTGCTGATAAAAATGATAGTAATTATTGATTTAATAAAATTAAAAATACTGCATGAGATTATTTATTAAGTTGAAATTCAGCCGGTATTTTTAATGGTGCTATGGGTAGATTAATAATAGATTATAAAACGCCAAATAAATTGTTAGATATTTTTATTTATAAAAACAATATAAAATATGAATTTACTTTTAATTGAGAAATTATAGAATATTTATTTATGCCGATTATTGCCAATCAAAGTTATAAACATTTTGATATGAATTATTTAGTTTTAAATTTTAATTATAAAGAATTGATTAATATGGATATTCTTAAAAAATCTAACAGTAATTATTTTGTTAATGATGTTAAACAAAATTTTTATTCGTTGGATAATTTATTTCAAATTTTAGATTATTTTTATTCTAATGTTTTAAGAGTTATATTTGATATTTCTAATTTTAGAGAATTTATTTATTTTACATCTCATAATGGTAATTTAGGTTTTGTATTTTTTGTAAAAAATGGTTTTTTATTATATCCAAAATCAATGGTTTTTAATATTTTAAGATTTCCTGATACAAATATTTATTATTTAAAACCACAAGTAGAGTTGTATAATGCTTATACGATAAATAGTACTAATGATTATTTTTCTTATTATTCAAATTGAAATTATAAGACTGATATTTTACCTTCTAATAATGATAAATGAACTCAATCAATAAAATTATTAGATATGACAGATAGAACAAAATATCAAGGTTTTAATGTAATTAGATTTAATACAACTAGATTAACAGAGGATAGGTCTATTTCAATTAATGGTTTTAATTTTAGTCTTTATAATGCCACTGATTGAAATAATGAAATTAATAGTGGTGATATTTGAAAAATACCTTATAAAAGTTGTAGTTGATATAATATTGCTTGTCATATTCAAAATGCAGCAATTTGGATTGTAAATAATTTGCCTGGTATGAAAGAAATTTATAAATTTGTTAATGGGATAGTACATGTGTTTAGTAATGTTTCTGAATTGTTTAATAATATTGGTAATTTGTTTGCTTTTGATATTACATTTAAGATTATGTTAAGTTCTATTTTAGTTTTAGCAATGGTTAATGGACTTTTACGCTATTTTTAG
- a CDS encoding DUF2649 family protein, which produces MDWNTFLQRIYQGLLQIFYFIPKTKIDNFVGGSIDNTTYAVIMIGVWLVVFFLIWLSIFILYKTIRLVV; this is translated from the coding sequence ATGGACTGAAATACTTTTTTGCAACGAATATATCAAGGACTTTTGCAGATTTTTTATTTTATTCCAAAAACTAAAATTGATAACTTTGTTGGTGGTTCTATTGATAATACTACTTATGCAGTGATTATGATAGGTGTTTGATTAGTAGTATTTTTCTTAATTTGATTATCAATATTTATTTTATATAAAACAATTAGATTGGTGGTGTAG
- a CDS encoding lipoprotein codes for MKRLLSIIGAISLVVVSATNLVACDKNKTHKYTPEELTKLKAENKIDTTDENIKDNLEWIAPQEKPFNTVDNKWYYVIWKAKNNFLLSKFNNSREERKEEIIFYDKNDKPNFLLRLDNDINLLYVYETYQGKETKFHNWNNLNDYFKSVYRWNLDTQEPDLVLDNDGNIKVKDE; via the coding sequence ATGAAAAGATTATTGAGTATAATAGGTGCAATTAGTTTAGTGGTAGTAAGTGCAACAAATTTAGTTGCTTGTGATAAAAATAAAACACATAAATATACACCTGAAGAATTAACAAAACTTAAAGCAGAAAATAAAATAGATACAACAGATGAAAATATTAAAGATAATTTAGAATGAATAGCACCACAAGAAAAACCATTTAATACAGTTGATAATAAATGATATTATGTAATTTGAAAAGCAAAAAATAATTTTTTATTAAGTAAGTTTAATAATAGTAGAGAAGAAAGAAAAGAAGAAATAATTTTCTATGATAAAAATGATAAACCAAATTTTTTATTAAGATTAGATAATGATATTAATTTACTATATGTATATGAAACTTATCAAGGAAAAGAGACTAAATTTCATAATTGAAATAATTTAAATGATTATTTTAAATCAGTTTACCGTTGAAATTTAGATACACAAGAACCTGATTTAGTTCTTGATAATGATGGTAATATAAAAGTTAAGGATGAATAA
- a CDS encoding IS30 family transposase, translating to MKDYTHVKYDERRFFKDLFLSDSCKKKNGTINLSEISRQTGRDINTVKREIKRFKKIEDYTAVEAHKDYHKKRKKCIKKLPEFTEEQLNFIQIRFNKYHDSPRELIYRYFLKFGVKFPACVKTFYKWVRLGEFGLKKENLRYRGKKYKTKGKKDNRGQLTNFKSIWNIENKLSNVGWFEMDTVVGKNHQSSCLVLVEQSSRKYFAIKLENHTAMEVLSKFKEMVINNNLMGKIKGIITDRGREFYKWREMEIFAETQVYFCDAGKPQQKPLIEYMNSELRHWFHKKTDFNKVSQKRLNWVVNNVINEKIRPCLNWISAKEIFLQNIK from the coding sequence ATGAAAGATTATACACATGTAAAATATGATGAACGAAGATTTTTTAAGGATTTATTTTTATCTGATAGTTGTAAAAAGAAAAATGGAACAATTAATTTATCTGAAATATCAAGGCAAACGGGAAGAGATATTAATACTGTTAAAAGAGAAATTAAGAGATTTAAAAAAATAGAAGATTATACAGCAGTTGAAGCACATAAAGATTATCATAAAAAGCGAAAAAAATGTATTAAAAAACTACCTGAATTTACAGAAGAACAATTAAATTTTATTCAAATTAGATTTAATAAATATCATGATTCTCCAAGAGAATTAATTTATCGTTATTTTTTAAAATTTGGTGTTAAATTTCCTGCCTGTGTTAAAACTTTTTATAAATGAGTTCGTTTAGGTGAATTTGGATTAAAAAAAGAAAATTTACGATATAGGGGTAAAAAATATAAAACAAAAGGAAAAAAAGATAATCGTGGTCAATTAACTAATTTTAAATCAATTTGAAACATTGAAAATAAACTTTCTAATGTTGGATGATTTGAAATGGATACTGTTGTTGGAAAAAACCATCAATCTAGTTGTTTAGTTTTAGTAGAACAGTCAAGTAGAAAATACTTTGCAATAAAATTAGAAAATCATACTGCTATGGAAGTTCTATCAAAATTTAAAGAGATGGTTATAAATAATAATTTAATGGGTAAAATAAAAGGAATAATAACTGATAGAGGAAGAGAATTTTATAAATGAAGAGAAATGGAGATATTTGCTGAAACACAAGTGTATTTTTGTGATGCTGGTAAACCACAACAAAAACCTTTAATTGAATATATGAATAGTGAATTAAGACATTGATTTCATAAGAAAACTGATTTTAATAAAGTTAGTCAGAAACGATTAAATTGAGTAGTTAATAATGTAATTAATGAAAAAATACGGCCCTGTTTAAATTGAATAAGTGCAAAAGAAATATTTTTACAGAATATTAAATAA
- a CDS encoding PBSX family phage terminase large subunit, which translates to MLKHFLHLDEIPRWFYQQNIPNAPWKEIYNPADEYNEIGSRYSAKTFAIKDNPIGKSCAISLLVNKPIFIIAVMKMNKDIRNGVFKNIQNTLNDMNINYKVNLSENSFTLDNGTYIFCKGLHSQTKREKLKAFADLNNYEFAIEWREEADQLTQEDISELSFAVRGAKRKFIINSSNPESLGRYIIKYCNEIMPFNEQLMRLKYDQIGKFKINYYEKDKKFTKTIIIHYSSWRLNTYLSNDIVRDQLEMERGWPSRARVWSWGLPGQVQGAVFAEYLKFTKLTWTFDKILAGVDYAQADIPNAHKTSASLWVYNSTLKKVHKIGKYTHSNATMEHRNVFEQAHDIIQFYLSSLKNSTIFIENGLTINVDYGGGGKAFIDVLNKEKRKYKYGTLLRFEEVDKSIWNVTNRVNSFLALMITDKMTHDLILEESNKEYPMIQWKEKPNGGKEEIVDLYDDEFDADYYALSEYIRDIVQSSTNRLIREYV; encoded by the coding sequence ATGCTTAAACACTTTTTACATTTAGATGAAATACCAAGATGGTTTTATCAACAAAATATTCCTAATGCACCTTGAAAAGAAATATATAATCCTGCTGATGAATATAATGAAATAGGAAGTCGTTATAGTGCTAAAACATTTGCAATTAAAGATAATCCTATTGGTAAGTCTTGTGCAATATCATTATTAGTTAATAAACCAATATTTATTATTGCTGTTATGAAAATGAATAAAGATATTAGAAATGGAGTATTTAAAAATATTCAAAATACTCTTAATGATATGAATATTAATTATAAAGTTAATTTATCAGAGAATTCTTTTACATTAGATAATGGTACTTATATTTTTTGTAAAGGTTTACATTCACAAACTAAAAGAGAAAAATTAAAAGCATTTGCTGACTTAAATAATTATGAATTTGCGATTGAATGAAGAGAAGAAGCAGATCAATTAACACAAGAAGATATTAGTGAATTATCATTTGCTGTTCGTGGTGCTAAAAGAAAATTTATTATTAATTCATCTAATCCTGAATCATTAGGAAGATATATTATTAAATATTGTAATGAAATAATGCCATTTAATGAACAATTAATGCGATTAAAATATGATCAAATAGGTAAATTTAAAATTAATTATTATGAAAAAGATAAAAAGTTTACTAAAACTATAATTATTCATTATTCTAGTTGAAGACTTAATACTTATTTAAGTAATGATATTGTAAGAGATCAATTAGAAATGGAAAGAGGATGACCATCAAGAGCAAGAGTATGAAGTTGAGGATTACCTGGACAAGTACAAGGTGCTGTATTTGCTGAATATCTTAAATTTACTAAATTAACTTGAACTTTTGATAAAATCCTTGCTGGTGTTGATTATGCTCAAGCAGATATTCCAAATGCACATAAAACAAGTGCTAGTTTATGAGTATATAATTCAACTTTAAAAAAAGTACATAAAATAGGTAAATATACTCACTCTAATGCAACTATGGAACATAGAAATGTATTTGAACAAGCACATGATATAATTCAATTTTATTTATCTAGTTTAAAAAATAGTACTATTTTTATTGAAAATGGTTTAACTATTAATGTTGATTATGGTGGTGGTGGAAAAGCATTTATTGATGTTCTTAATAAGGAAAAAAGAAAATATAAATATGGCACATTATTAAGATTTGAAGAAGTTGATAAAAGTATATGAAATGTTACTAATAGAGTTAATTCATTTCTTGCATTAATGATTACTGATAAAATGACCCATGATTTAATATTGGAAGAAAGTAATAAAGAATATCCAATGATTCAATGAAAAGAAAAACCAAATGGTGGAAAAGAAGAAATAGTAGATTTATATGATGATGAATTTGATGCTGATTATTATGCATTAAGTGAATATATTAGAGATATTGTTCAATCATCAACTAATAGATTAATAAGGGAGTATGTTTAA
- a CDS encoding helitron helicase-like domain-containing protein, with product MGVKNTEKNDKKLWNNLIRTQGNCIRKAYHNFSNLKNLSFLTLTYAKNETDIKKCKNDLKLFFNNINRWWNNPICSKNHKGILKYMYTYEYQKRGTVHFHNILNQKIPNSVV from the coding sequence ATGGGAGTTAAAAATACTGAAAAAAATGATAAAAAACTATGAAATAATCTTATTCGCACCCAAGGAAATTGTATTCGTAAAGCATATCATAATTTTTCAAATTTAAAAAATTTAAGTTTTCTGACTTTAACTTATGCAAAAAATGAAACAGATATTAAAAAATGTAAAAATGATTTAAAGTTATTTTTTAATAATATTAATCGTTGATGAAACAATCCTATTTGTTCTAAAAATCATAAAGGAATTTTAAAATATATGTATACTTATGAGTATCAAAAACGCGGAACGGTTCATTTTCACAACATATTAAACCAAAAAATACCTAATAGTGTTGTATAA
- a CDS encoding rolling circle replication-associated protein — protein MNVNINPYNRLTGEVLYRPYIDSSNFVNQKYYVKKIYYGPYIKTIVLPLECINKFGKGNLTGIKNTGENETKLFNSRIRSQANCIRKAINNFSGCKNMGFLTLTYAENVQDIKKANHHFRLFIRRLNYYFSKYKKNKYKDLKYLVAYEYQNRGAVHFHIIFSEYIPNKVVRKCWPYGYNKNLPVETGTNEFISKYVAKYIIKTQSDKKIKNIYDLNIKAYRFSANCTDPIVKVGVIEMCEMELIASLKGTKHNFMFNNKDGYLMGVSIDSDWNKDYFWQMEEYVPYDKKIFRFFHKISDLDRYRIRKKYDKYINLGKQRYIKKSTFQMESTSCAV, from the coding sequence ATGAATGTAAATATAAATCCTTATAATCGTTTAACTGGCGAGGTTTTATATAGACCTTATATTGATAGTAGTAATTTTGTTAATCAAAAATATTATGTTAAAAAAATATACTATGGTCCTTATATTAAAACGATTGTATTACCGTTAGAATGTATTAATAAATTTGGTAAAGGTAATTTAACTGGTATTAAAAATACTGGTGAAAATGAAACAAAATTATTTAATAGTCGTATTCGCTCGCAAGCAAATTGTATTCGTAAAGCAATTAACAATTTTAGTGGTTGTAAAAATATGGGTTTTTTAACTTTAACTTATGCTGAAAATGTCCAAGATATTAAAAAAGCGAATCATCATTTTAGATTATTTATTAGGAGATTAAATTATTATTTTTCTAAATATAAGAAAAATAAATATAAAGATTTAAAATATCTTGTTGCTTATGAATATCAAAATCGCGGAGCAGTTCACTTTCATATTATATTTAGTGAATATATCCCTAATAAAGTAGTTAGAAAGTGTTGACCTTATGGATATAATAAAAATTTACCAGTTGAAACCGGTACAAATGAATTTATTAGTAAATATGTTGCTAAATATATTATCAAAACCCAAAGTGATAAAAAAATCAAAAATATTTATGACTTAAATATCAAGGCATATCGTTTTAGTGCTAATTGTACCGACCCTATTGTTAAAGTTGGTGTTATTGAAATGTGCGAAATGGAATTAATTGCTTCATTAAAAGGGACAAAACATAATTTTATGTTTAATAATAAAGATGGTTATTTAATGGGTGTTAGCATTGATAGTGATTGAAATAAAGACTATTTTTGACAAATGGAAGAATATGTTCCATATGATAAAAAAATATTTCGGTTTTTTCATAAAATATCTGATTTAGATAGATACCGAATACGGAAAAAATATGATAAATACATTAATTTAGGTAAACAAAGGTACATTAAAAAAAGTACCTTCCAAATGGAAAGTACTAGTTGTGCAGTATAG
- a CDS encoding spiroplasma phage ORF1-like family protein — MRKRLLYIFIIFYLIFGWIFLFCSVTAVNYISNVCKVETRNNDSFSDLTYAKANEYDFQSTLMLRQDYFMQGLDPSNYAFSFGVETPFIPNVSADKNDSNYWFNKIKNVAWSYLLSWNSQDISKGSLGRLIIDYKTPNKLLDIFIYKNNIKYEFTFNWEIIEYLFMPIIANQSYKHFDMNYLVLNFNYKELINMDILKKSNSNYFVDNVKQDFYSLDNLFLILDYFYSNVLRVIFDISNFRECIYFTSDNGNLGFVFFVKNGFLLYPKSMVFNILRFPDTDIYYLKPQVQLYNAYTINSTNDYFSYYSNWDYKTDILPSNNDKWTQSIKLLDMTDRTKYQGFNVIRFNTTRLTEDRSISINGFNFSLYNATDWSGELNDGKIWQLPYKKGAWYRLDIHIENAAIWIVNNLPGMKEIYKFVNGIVHVFSNVSELFNNIGNLFAFDITFKIMLSSILVLAMVNGLLRYF, encoded by the coding sequence ATGCGAAAACGATTATTATATATATTTATTATTTTTTATTTAATATTTGGTTGAATATTTCTTTTTTGTAGTGTTACAGCTGTAAATTATATTAGTAATGTTTGTAAAGTAGAAACAAGAAATAATGATAGTTTTAGTGATTTAACTTATGCAAAAGCAAATGAATATGATTTTCAGTCTACTTTAATGCTACGACAAGATTATTTTATGCAAGGTTTAGACCCTAGTAATTATGCATTTAGTTTTGGTGTTGAAACTCCTTTTATTCCAAATGTAAGTGCTGATAAAAATGATAGTAATTATTGATTTAATAAAATTAAAAATGTTGCTTGAAGTTATTTATTAAGTTGAAATTCACAAGATATTTCTAAGGGTTCTTTGGGTAGATTAATAATAGATTATAAAACGCCAAATAAATTGTTAGATATTTTTATTTATAAAAACAATATAAAATATGAATTTACTTTTAATTGAGAAATTATAGAATATTTATTTATGCCGATTATTGCCAATCAAAGTTATAAACATTTTGATATGAATTATTTAGTTTTAAATTTTAATTATAAAGAATTGATTAATATGGATATTCTTAAAAAATCTAACAGTAATTATTTTGTTGATAATGTTAAACAAGATTTTTATTCGTTAGATAATTTATTTCTAATTTTGGATTATTTTTATTCTAATGTTTTAAGAGTTATATTTGATATTTCTAATTTTAGAGAATGTATTTATTTTACATCTGATAATGGTAATTTAGGTTTTGTCTTTTTTGTAAAAAATGGTTTTTTATTATATCCAAAATCAATGGTTTTTAATATTTTAAGATTTCCTGATACAGATATTTATTATTTAAAACCACAAGTGCAATTATATAATGCTTATACGATAAATAGTACTAATGATTATTTTTCTTATTATTCAAATTGAGATTATAAGACTGATATTTTACCTTCTAATAATGATAAATGAACTCAATCAATAAAATTATTAGATATGACAGATAGAACAAAATATCAAGGTTTTAATGTAATTAGATTTAATACAACTAGATTAACAGAGGATAGGTCTATTTCAATTAATGGTTTTAATTTTAGTCTTTATAATGCCACTGATTGAAGTGGTGAACTTAATGATGGAAAAATTTGACAATTACCTTATAAAAAAGGTGCTTGATATCGTTTAGATATTCATATTGAAAATGCGGCAATTTGGATTGTAAATAATTTGCCTGGTATGAAAGAAATTTATAAATTTGTTAATGGAATAGTACATGTGTTTAGTAATGTTTCTGAATTGTTTAATAATATTGGTAATTTGTTTGCTTTTGATATTACATTTAAGATTATGTTAAGTTCTATTTTAGTTTTAGCAATGGTTAACGGACTTTTACGCTATTTTTAG
- a CDS encoding pentapeptide repeat-containing protein encodes MKTLKDMIKDLTGVTVEKEKLNQYLESERLDLEGANLSDGNLEGANLEDANLQGANLKGAYLCGIKITKKQLEQLTIIEEDK; translated from the coding sequence ATGAAAACATTAAAAGATATGATTAAAGATTTAACAGGAGTTACTGTTGAAAAAGAAAAATTAAATCAATATTTAGAAAGTGAAAGATTAGATTTAGAAGGTGCTAATTTAAGCGATGGTAATTTAGAGGGTGCTAATTTAGAAGATGCTAATTTACAAGGTGCTAATTTAAAAGGTGCTTATTTATGTGGTATTAAAATCACAAAAAAACAATTAGAACAATTAACTATTATTGAGGAGGATAAATAA
- a CDS encoding rolling circle replication-associated protein: MGFLTLTYAENVQDIKKANHHFRLFIRRLNYYFSKYKKNKYKDLKYLVAYEYQNRGAVHFHIIFSEYIPNKVVSKCWPYGYNKNLPVETGTNKFISKYVAKYIIKV, translated from the coding sequence ATGGGTTTTTTAACTTTAACTTATGCTGAAAATGTCCAAGATATTAAAAAAGCGAATCATCATTTTAGATTATTTATTCGAAGGTTAAATTATTATTTTTCTAAATATAAGAAAAATAAATATAAAGATTTAAAATATCTTGTTGCTTATGAATATCAAAATCGCGGAGCAGTTCACTTTCATATAATATTTAGTGAATATATTCCTAATAAAGTAGTTAGTAAATGTTGACCGTATGGATATAATAAAAATTTACCGGTTGAAACTGGTACAAATAAATTTATTAGTAAATATGTTGCTAAATATATTATCAAAGTCTAA